One genomic window of Trichomycterus rosablanca isolate fTriRos1 chromosome 1, fTriRos1.hap1, whole genome shotgun sequence includes the following:
- the duox2 gene encoding dual oxidase maturation factor 1 — MTYHDDIYPFYPLERSSFIFSGSLLTVILVFLLMALTFLLIVPGIRGRSRILWTVRMFVSLFIGAVIVALNFTCDWAEGKLKANTTYKSFSNAVVNAEVGLHVGLHGINITLRGDPVVQFNETIDYNEMFTWSGVMDDDYDDALEKGLPNPILYIVEKFTLHSPCSLIYQYQHSGRFASATLWTAFCCWILANVLLSMPVILYAGCMMAATAAFIFFSLASFSTIYNVPKCDFSIGAESFDHNFSHSFWLALATGFMCGVIGVVVILLDCLIPDKMREAFSFEADSNIEEVYPLEGYLNASFLERIRLDGVTVKGLSKEPQQPSSLTKL, encoded by the exons ATGACTTACCACGATGACATTTACCCATTCTACCCGTTAGAAAGAAGCTCGTTTATATTCAGTGGCAGTCTGCTCACTGTCATCTTGGTATTCCTGCTGATGGCACtcactttcctcctcattgtacCTGGTATACGTGGCAGATCG cGGATTCTGTGGACAGTCAGGATGTTCGTTAGTTTATTTATAGGAGCAGTAATAGTTG CACTTAACTTCACCTGTGATTGGGCTGAGGGGAAACTCAAAGCCAACACCACATACAAATCCTTCAGTAATGCTGTGGTGAATGCTGAGGTGGGACTGCATGTGGGTCTACATGGAATTAACATCACCCTTAGAG GTGACCCAGTGGTGCAGTTCAATGAGACCATAGACtacaatgaaatgtttacttggAGTGGTGTCATGgatgatgattatgatgatgCTCTGGAGAAAGGTCTTCCTAATCCAATACTTTACATAGTGGAGAAGTTCACCCTTCACAGCCCCTGTAGTCTCATCTACCAGTATCAGCATTCAGGCAGATTTGCCTCAGCCACCCTTTG GACAGCTTTTTGCTGTTGGATACTGGCCAATGTGCTCCTCTCAATGCCTGTCATCCTCTATGCTGGCTGCATGATGGCTGCTACAGCTGCCTTTATCTTTTTTTCCTTGGCTTCCTTTTCTACAATATACAATGTTCCAAAATGTGACTTCTCTATAGGAGCAGAATCATTTGATCATAATTTTAGCCATTCGTTTTGGCTTGCATTAGCTACTG GATTCATGTGTGGGGTGATTGGTGTAGTAGTAATACTGCTAGACTGTCTGATCCCAGACAAGATGAGAGAAGCCTTCAGCTTTGAGGCGGACAGTAATATTGAAGAAGTTTACCCTCTAGAGGGCTACCTCAATGCCAGCTTCCTAGAACGAATACGTTTGGATGGTGTGACTGTAAAAGGACTGAGCAAAGAACCACAACAACCCTCCAGTTTAACA AAACTTTGA
- the apba2a gene encoding amyloid-beta A4 precursor protein-binding family A member 2, whose protein sequence is MALRRGYSSRAEPDPSLYSSAGPEQPEDHSNDIDDSEELHSSTPETQPSTPILTSFCTTNGSASGEDCVHGESPIQPDNMEEDLLSEYDNVGSEREQEQDYEEDEELRTEADGMTYYVHCCPEDESYMDGMDCHEGADSSDKPSTSKDPDAGVKPIDAWKYPEGFCEGAEQKDFKRPKPISEATFIQAPMAENEEDEEEEEVEDDDDEDAVEEKEKCFVYDQEKAGHCNLLQDSRNPPQGLNYSPRKSKEDDLCNNFRVNKSISERCRGNTQKSFSGFTEVKKQVNAIKKVDSPGDCKVVKADKNPRQVLECIYKDSSDCKNCKGSEHNEASKRDLVSRPDLKKRHLYRQHAEKAGENRPLHVDNESPKHSTKKGQERSQSNYRPKSRRDRQPPMDKNKNVDQIKNEVRMKLKVEPQSTRSNKGVVEQSCDEKQILESSQASSVPSQREECKPKATDTPRKPPDSRVQKDMVKSSKEEELRSSQDQITQNSQQNCTGNLQCDTSTAASNHNPPQQVKRSPSFPSFVDVPGPCEPEDLIDGIIFAANYLGSTQLLSDRNPSKNMRMMQAQEAVDRVKCLDEENQTLVEVDLFISTKAIKVLNADTQETMIDNALRTISYIADIGSVVVLMARRRVAQSAMLDCNNPNSEGRKQYRMICYVFESEDAQLIAQSIGQAFSMAYQEFLRANGINPKDLSQKDYSDVLNSQEMYNDDLIHFSNSENCKELHLEKQKGEILGVVIVESGWGSILPTVILACMLNSGPAARSGKLNVGDQIMAVNDTSLVGLPLATCQGIIKGLKNQLHIKLSVVSCPPVTTVLIKRPELQYPLGFSVQNGIICSLMRGGIAERGGVRVGHRIIEINGQSVVAMAHEKIVHALSVSVGEIHMKTMPAVMYRLLTGQEMPVYI, encoded by the exons ATGGCTCTCAGACGAGGCTACAGTTCAAGGGCCGAACCCGATCCTTCCCTATATTCCTCGGCTGGACCAGAGCAGCCTGAGGACCACTCCAACGACATTGATGATTCTGAAGAACTTCACAGCAGCACCCCGGAAACCCAACCCAGTACGCCAATCTTGACCAGCTTTTGCACCACCAATGGTTCTGCCTCAGGTGAGGACTGCGTCCATGGCGAGAGTCCTATTCAACCTGATAACATGGAGGAAGACTTACTGTCTGAATATGATAACGTGGGATCAGAAAGGGAGCAAGAGCAGGACTACGAGGAAGATGAGGAGCTGCGGACAGAAGCAGATGGGATGACTTACTATGTTCATTGTTGCCCTGAGGACGAGAGCTACATGGATGGAATGGATTGTCATGAGGGTGCTGATAGCAGTGACAAACCAAGCACTTCCAAAGATCCAGATGCTGGAGTAAAGCCAATAGATGCCTGGAAATACCCTGAAGGGTTTTGTGAAGGCGCAGAGCAAAAGGATTTCAAACGTCCTAAACCAATCAGTGAAGCTACCTTTATTCAAGCTCCAATGGCTGAGAATgaggaagatgaagaagaagaggaggtggaagatgatgatgatgaggatgctGTGGAGGAGAAGGaaaagtgttttgtttatgaCCAAGAGAAGGCTGGGCATTGTAATTTACTGCAGGACAGTAGAAATCCTCCTCAGGGACTAAATTACAGTCCAAGAAAGAGTAAAGAAGATGATTTATGTAATAATTTTAGAGTGAACAAAAGTATCTCAGAAAGGTGTAGGGGAAATACACAGAAGTCTTTTAGTGGCTTTACGGAGGTTAAAAAACAGgtcaatgcaataaaaaaagttGACAGTCCAGGAGATTGTAAAGTTGTCAAGGCAGATAAAAACCCAAGACAAGTGTTAGAATGCATTTATAAGGACAGCAGTGACTGCAAAAATTGCAAAGGTAGTGAACATAATGAAGCATCCAAACGTGATCTTGTGAGTAGaccagatttaaaaaaaagacactTATACAGACAACATGCTGAGAAAGCAGGAGAAAACAGGCCGTTACATGTGGATAATGAAAGCCCTAAACACAGTACAAAGAAGGGACAGGAGCGTTCTCAGAGTAATTACAGACCAAAGTCCAGGAGAGACAGGCAACCACCAATGGACAAAAATAAGAATGTTGATCAGATCAAAAATGAAGTTAGGATGAAATTAAAAGTAGAACCTCAGAGCACCAGATCAAACAAGGGTGTAGTTGAGCAGTCATGTGATGAGAAACAAATTTTAGAAAGTTCTCAAGCTTCATCAGTTCCATCACAGAGAGAAGAATGCAAACCCAAAGCAACCGACACACCAAGGAAACCCCCAGACTCACGGGTGCAAAAAGACATGGTTAAATCATCCAAAGAAGAGGAATTGAGGTCCAGTCAGGACCAG ATAACTCAGAACAGCCAACAGAACTGCACAGGAAACTTGCAATGTGATACTTCCACAGCAGCAAGCAACCATAACCCTCCTCAG caggtaaaaagaagtccCTCTTTTCCAAGTTTTGTGGACG TACCAGGTCCGTGTGAACCTGAGGACCTCATTGATGGGATCATCTTTGCAGCTAACTACCTCGGCTCCACCCAGCTCCTGTCAGACCGAAACCCATCTAAGAATATGCGCATGATGCAAGCTCAGGAAGCTGTAGACAGAGTTAAG TGTCTGGACGAAGAGAACCAGACCCTGGTCGAGGTTGATCTCTTTATTTCAACCAAAGCAATCAAAGTGCTTAATGCTGACACACAG GAAACGATGATAGACAACGCTCTTCGGACTATCTCCTACATTGCAGACATTGGaagtgtggtggtcctgatggCTCGCAGACGAGTGGCACAGTCTGCCATGCTGGACTGTAACAACCCCAACTCAGAGGGCAGGAAACAGTACAGAATGATCTGTTACGTTTTTGAGTCTGAGGAT GCTCAGCTCATTGCACAGTCCATTGGTCAGGCATTTAGCATGGCCTACCAGGAATTTTTGCGAGCAAATGGGATCAACCCTAAGGACCTCAGCCAGAAAGACTACAGCGATGTTCTTAATTCACAAGAGATGTACAACGATGACCTCATCCACTTCTCAAACTCAGAAAACTGCAAAGAG CTGCACCTAGAAAAACAGAAAGGGGAGATTCTGGGTGTGGTGATAGTGGAGTCTGGCTGGGGTTCTATCCTACCCACAGTCATCTTAGCCTGTATGCTGAATAGTGGGCCAGCTGCCCGGTCGGGAAAGCTAAACGTGGGCGACCAGATCATGGCTGTTAATGACACAAGTTTGGTGGGCTTGCCCCTTGCTACCTGCCAAGGCATCATCAAG ggcTTAAAGAATCAGTTGCATATAAAGCTAAGTGTCGTAAGCTGCCCTCCTGTTACCACTGTGTTAATAAAGAGACCGGAGCTGCAATACCCTCTGGGCTTCAGTGTACAAAATGGCATA ATCTGTAGCCTGATGCGAGGTGGAATAGCAGAACGGGGAGGAGTTCGTGTGGGCCATAGAATAATTGAGATTAATGGACAAAGTGTCGTTGCAATGGCTCATGAGAAAATCGTCCATGCCTTATCAGTGTCTGTTGGAGAG ATTCACATGAAAACCATGCCTGCTGTGATGTACAGACTGCTAACTGGACAGGAGATGCCAGTATACATTTAA
- the eif3ja gene encoding eukaryotic translation initiation factor 3 subunit J-A, whose amino-acid sequence MADSDSWDADSFEPDEPVQKATVHDKWEGEDDDEDVKDNWDDEEEEKVEDTKAVAKPSEKKKLSDKIKEKESLERKKQEELQNRLEESEDTTELTPEQELEDKLGLEKLQEDSDLELAKDTFGVSNNVTGIDAMSPSSKDDFTEFERLLVEKITPYEKSIHYSSFLESLFRDLCLSLEVDDLKKINNSLTVLLGEKQRQEKQNKGKKKKKGVLPGGGLKAKLKDDLDDYGEFDGGYAQDYEDFM is encoded by the exons ATGGCGGACTCAGATTCTTGGG ACGCGGACAGTTTTGAACCGGACGAGCCCGTTCAGAAGGCAACAGTGCATGATAAGTGGGAAGGAGAGGATGACGATGAAGATGTGAAA GATAACTGGGATGATGAGGAAGAAGAAAAGGTGGAAGACACCAAAGCAG TGGCAAAGCCATCAGAGAAGAAGAAACTTAGTgataaaattaaagaaaaagagagtttagagagaaaaaaacaagaggAGCTTCAAAATCGG TTAGAGGAATCAGAAGACACGACAGAGCTCACACCCGAGCAGGAGTTAGAAGATAAACTTGGACTGGAAAAACTTCAAGAGGATTCAGACTTGGAACTAGCAAAAGACACTTTTG GTGTATCAAATAACGTAACGGGTATAGATGCTATGAGTCCCTCCTCCAAAGACGACTTTACAGAGTTTGAGCGGTTGCTAGTAGAAAAAATAACTCCATATGAGAAGTCGATACACTATTCCAGCTTTTTAGAGTCCCTGTTTAGAGACCTGTGTCTTTCAT TGGAAGTTGACGACCTGAAAAAGATAAACAACTCACTTACAGTGCTACTCGGTGAGAAGCAAAGGCAAGAAAAG CAAAacaaaggaaagaagaaaaaaaaaggtgttTTACCAGGAGGTGGGTTAAAAGCCAAGTTGAAGGATGACCTGGATGACTACGGCGAGTTTGACGGTGGTTATGCACAAGACTACGAGGATTTCATGTGA
- the parp16 gene encoding protein mono-ADP-ribosyltransferase PARP16 isoform X3, which translates to MSGCMTQEQFCTGQLLTQKQDFRTKPDVLGMQPPLPPATVRELVRSHLHVDPVAADLRCSLFVAAVQNYKRDSVLRPFPPQYLRGEIKDFEELQKDVSSLPSVRDLVRLGSGEADHHLALVHWVLSTKNFAVKTIQKEEWSRLCQLMQNGGVSSPVPDFLFELEYCEQINSKFEKTRGGRDIIYAFHGSRLENFHSIIHNGLHCHLNKTSLFGEGTYLTSDLSMAFLYSPNGNGWSESVLGPVLSCIALCEIIDHPDVKCQVKNKDSEGIDRKRLRARNSEGGDVPEKYFVVTNNELLRVKYLLVYSEKRYRTSTLI; encoded by the exons TGTTGGGGATGCAGCCACCTCTACCACCAGCCACAGTCAGAGAGCTGGTGCGCTCCCATCTCCATGTTGACCCTGTAGCTGCAGATTTGCGCTGTAGTCTTTTTGTAGCTGCAGTACAGAACTACAAACGTGATTCTGTGCTGAGACCATTCCCGCCTCAATATCTGAGAGGGGAAATTAAGGATTTTGAGGAGTTG CAGAAGGATGTGAGCTCCTTACCTAGCGTAAGAGACCTGGTTCGACTGGGATCTGGAGAGGCAGACCATCATCTTGCACTAGTACACTGGGTTCTATCTACCAAGAATTTTGCTGTGAAGACCATCCAAAAAGAAGAA TGGTCCAGACTCTGTCAACTGATGCAAAATGGTGGGGTCTCATCGCCTGTGCCAGACTTCCTTTTTGAGCTGGAATACTGTGAACAGATAAACTCCAAGTTTGAGAAAACGAGGGGTGGACGGGACATTATCTATGCATTTCATGGCAGCCGATTGGAAAATTTCCACTCCATAATTCACAATGGTTTACACTGCCATCTAAATAAG ACATCACTCTTTGGAGAAGGCACTTACCTCACCAGTGATCTTAGTATGGCTTTCCTTTATAGTCCCAATGGAAATGGGTGGTCTGAGAGTGTCCTTGGGCCTGTACTGAGCTGTATTGCTCTGTGTGAGATCATTGATCATCCAGATGTCAAGTGTCAGGTAAAAAATAAAG ACTCTGAGGGCATTGACCGCAAGCGTTTGAGAGCAAGGAATAGTGAGGGAGGAGATGTGCCGGAGAAGTACTTTGTTGTCACCAATAATGAACTACTAAGAGTGAAGTACTTGCTGGTTTACTCTGAGAAACGCTACAGGACCAG CACACTGATCTGA
- the parp16 gene encoding protein mono-ADP-ribosyltransferase PARP16 isoform X2, which translates to MQPPLPPATVRELVRSHLHVDPVAADLRCSLFVAAVQNYKRDSVLRPFPPQYLRGEIKDFEELQKDVSSLPSVRDLVRLGSGEADHHLALVHWVLSTKNFAVKTIQKEEWSRLCQLMQNGGVSSPVPDFLFELEYCEQINSKFEKTRGGRDIIYAFHGSRLENFHSIIHNGLHCHLNKTSLFGEGTYLTSDLSMAFLYSPNGNGWSESVLGPVLSCIALCEIIDHPDVKCQVKNKDSEGIDRKRLRARNSEGGDVPEKYFVVTNNELLRVKYLLVYSEKRYRTRHAQGSSWMVRHHFAIMMGLYLLLLILIGAFNSTTFQSFWHRVFR; encoded by the exons ATGCAGCCACCTCTACCACCAGCCACAGTCAGAGAGCTGGTGCGCTCCCATCTCCATGTTGACCCTGTAGCTGCAGATTTGCGCTGTAGTCTTTTTGTAGCTGCAGTACAGAACTACAAACGTGATTCTGTGCTGAGACCATTCCCGCCTCAATATCTGAGAGGGGAAATTAAGGATTTTGAGGAGTTG CAGAAGGATGTGAGCTCCTTACCTAGCGTAAGAGACCTGGTTCGACTGGGATCTGGAGAGGCAGACCATCATCTTGCACTAGTACACTGGGTTCTATCTACCAAGAATTTTGCTGTGAAGACCATCCAAAAAGAAGAA TGGTCCAGACTCTGTCAACTGATGCAAAATGGTGGGGTCTCATCGCCTGTGCCAGACTTCCTTTTTGAGCTGGAATACTGTGAACAGATAAACTCCAAGTTTGAGAAAACGAGGGGTGGACGGGACATTATCTATGCATTTCATGGCAGCCGATTGGAAAATTTCCACTCCATAATTCACAATGGTTTACACTGCCATCTAAATAAG ACATCACTCTTTGGAGAAGGCACTTACCTCACCAGTGATCTTAGTATGGCTTTCCTTTATAGTCCCAATGGAAATGGGTGGTCTGAGAGTGTCCTTGGGCCTGTACTGAGCTGTATTGCTCTGTGTGAGATCATTGATCATCCAGATGTCAAGTGTCAGGTAAAAAATAAAG ACTCTGAGGGCATTGACCGCAAGCGTTTGAGAGCAAGGAATAGTGAGGGAGGAGATGTGCCGGAGAAGTACTTTGTTGTCACCAATAATGAACTACTAAGAGTGAAGTACTTGCTGGTTTACTCTGAGAAACGCTACAGGACCAG aCATGCTCAAGGATCATCATGGATGGTCCGACATCATTTTGCCATTATGATGGGTCTCTACCTTTTACTCCTCATACTCATCGGTGCCTTCAACTCCACTACATTTCAGTCATTTTGGCATCGAGTGTTCCGGTGA
- the parp16 gene encoding protein mono-ADP-ribosyltransferase PARP16 isoform X1, which translates to MSGCMTQEQFCTGQLLTQKQDFRTKPDVLGMQPPLPPATVRELVRSHLHVDPVAADLRCSLFVAAVQNYKRDSVLRPFPPQYLRGEIKDFEELQKDVSSLPSVRDLVRLGSGEADHHLALVHWVLSTKNFAVKTIQKEEWSRLCQLMQNGGVSSPVPDFLFELEYCEQINSKFEKTRGGRDIIYAFHGSRLENFHSIIHNGLHCHLNKTSLFGEGTYLTSDLSMAFLYSPNGNGWSESVLGPVLSCIALCEIIDHPDVKCQVKNKDSEGIDRKRLRARNSEGGDVPEKYFVVTNNELLRVKYLLVYSEKRYRTRHAQGSSWMVRHHFAIMMGLYLLLLILIGAFNSTTFQSFWHRVFR; encoded by the exons TGTTGGGGATGCAGCCACCTCTACCACCAGCCACAGTCAGAGAGCTGGTGCGCTCCCATCTCCATGTTGACCCTGTAGCTGCAGATTTGCGCTGTAGTCTTTTTGTAGCTGCAGTACAGAACTACAAACGTGATTCTGTGCTGAGACCATTCCCGCCTCAATATCTGAGAGGGGAAATTAAGGATTTTGAGGAGTTG CAGAAGGATGTGAGCTCCTTACCTAGCGTAAGAGACCTGGTTCGACTGGGATCTGGAGAGGCAGACCATCATCTTGCACTAGTACACTGGGTTCTATCTACCAAGAATTTTGCTGTGAAGACCATCCAAAAAGAAGAA TGGTCCAGACTCTGTCAACTGATGCAAAATGGTGGGGTCTCATCGCCTGTGCCAGACTTCCTTTTTGAGCTGGAATACTGTGAACAGATAAACTCCAAGTTTGAGAAAACGAGGGGTGGACGGGACATTATCTATGCATTTCATGGCAGCCGATTGGAAAATTTCCACTCCATAATTCACAATGGTTTACACTGCCATCTAAATAAG ACATCACTCTTTGGAGAAGGCACTTACCTCACCAGTGATCTTAGTATGGCTTTCCTTTATAGTCCCAATGGAAATGGGTGGTCTGAGAGTGTCCTTGGGCCTGTACTGAGCTGTATTGCTCTGTGTGAGATCATTGATCATCCAGATGTCAAGTGTCAGGTAAAAAATAAAG ACTCTGAGGGCATTGACCGCAAGCGTTTGAGAGCAAGGAATAGTGAGGGAGGAGATGTGCCGGAGAAGTACTTTGTTGTCACCAATAATGAACTACTAAGAGTGAAGTACTTGCTGGTTTACTCTGAGAAACGCTACAGGACCAG aCATGCTCAAGGATCATCATGGATGGTCCGACATCATTTTGCCATTATGATGGGTCTCTACCTTTTACTCCTCATACTCATCGGTGCCTTCAACTCCACTACATTTCAGTCATTTTGGCATCGAGTGTTCCGGTGA